A stretch of the Sulfurimonas sp. HSL-1656 genome encodes the following:
- the queF gene encoding preQ(1) synthase, protein MKYGEEIIANFDVEKDLEIWPNEHKRDYVIKMTLPEFSCLCPRSGYPDYATIYLEYTPDEWVVELKAIKLYINAFRDRHISHENSANEIYEVLERKLKPKWMKITADYNPRGNVHTVIEIDSSRITK, encoded by the coding sequence ATGAAATACGGTGAAGAGATTATTGCAAATTTCGATGTGGAAAAAGATCTGGAGATCTGGCCGAACGAACACAAACGCGACTATGTGATCAAGATGACCCTGCCGGAGTTCAGCTGTCTCTGCCCGCGCAGCGGCTACCCGGATTATGCGACCATCTACCTGGAATATACGCCGGACGAATGGGTCGTCGAACTCAAGGCGATCAAACTCTATATCAACGCGTTCCGCGACCGGCACATCTCCCATGAAAACAGCGCGAACGAGATCTATGAGGTCCTGGAGCGCAAACTTAAACCGAAGTGGATGAAAATCACGGCTGACTACAATCCCCGCGGGAATGTTCACACGGTGATCGAGATCGACAGCAGCCGGATAACAAAATAA
- a CDS encoding histidine phosphatase family protein — protein sequence MRTLTLMRHAKSSWEDPALGDHERPLNPRGRKAAKTMAQRLYAEHYTPDLVLVSSALRTQQTAAALQKAYDGGLVLQTEPLLYEAGSGTYADVIRRVDDDVQSLMIIGHNPTMEWMAEAMGGRAYHMPTASYIRFRVPCSWSEFRFERFETLAYDYPKSDK from the coding sequence ATGCGCACCCTGACACTGATGCGGCATGCGAAGTCCTCCTGGGAGGACCCTGCCCTCGGTGATCATGAACGCCCCCTTAATCCCCGCGGCAGGAAAGCGGCCAAAACCATGGCGCAGCGTCTTTATGCCGAACACTATACCCCTGATCTCGTTCTGGTCTCATCCGCCCTGCGTACGCAGCAGACGGCCGCGGCCCTGCAGAAAGCCTATGACGGCGGGCTGGTCCTGCAAACCGAACCGTTACTGTACGAGGCAGGTTCCGGGACATATGCCGACGTGATCCGCCGCGTTGATGATGACGTACAGTCGCTGATGATCATCGGGCACAACCCGACGATGGAGTGGATGGCTGAAGCGATGGGGGGCAGGGCCTACCATATGCCGACCGCATCCTACATACGGTTCCGTGTCCCCTGCAGCTGGTCAGAGTTTCGTTTTGAGCGTTTTGAAACGCTGGCGTACGACTATCCCAAATCCGACAAATAA
- the gyrB gene encoding DNA topoisomerase (ATP-hydrolyzing) subunit B, protein MEQNYGAGNIKVLKGLEAVRKRPGMYIGDTGHRGLHHLVYEVVDNSIDEAMAGYCDTITVTLTKAGTAIIGDNGRGIPTDMHPTENISAATVVLTVLHAGGKFDKDTYKVSGGLHGVGVSVVNALSSNLHMTIHRDGKIHEQDFKQGIPQEILEVTGNTRKHGTTIEFAPDPSIFTETVIFEYDYLARRFRELAYLNPKIKIIFKDERDGRSETYHFEGGITQFVSDLNKKTQVASPYEYNAKIEDIELDIALMYNDSYEEKVYSFVNNIRTPNGGTHEAGFRAALTRVISTYNSQNGNAKEKDVKLSGEDTGEGLIAVVSVRVPEPQFEGQTKGKLGNTYVRPLVQKASYEQLSKYFEENPIEAKAIVQKALMAARGREAAKKARDLTRRKDSMSVGTLPGKLADCQSKDATISELYLVEGDSAGGSAKQGRDRVFQAILPLKGKILNVEKARLDKILKSDEITNMITALGCGIGEEFDEEKLRYHKIIIMTDADVDGSHIQTLLLTFFFRYFPTIVENGYLYLAQPPLYRYKKGKKEIYFKNDRVMNDFLIENGVESLEIEGIGHNDLVSYFKMVDHYNSSLEALERRYSLVSLIRHFIENPDIIGLESEKMYAEVERFLAERGNNILSKLVSEEEIHLFVQTGEGMEELRINDELFSAPHFNEAQFVFDKMKEWGIDVGGDPLVILEEIKEYARKGSYIQRYKGLGEMNPEQLWETTMTPENRVLLRVNIEDAEAASDAFNLFMGDEVEPRRNYIETHAKDVKHLDV, encoded by the coding sequence ATGGAACAAAATTACGGTGCTGGCAATATTAAAGTCCTCAAAGGACTCGAGGCCGTACGTAAACGTCCGGGGATGTATATCGGTGATACGGGCCATCGCGGTCTGCACCATCTTGTCTACGAAGTCGTCGACAACTCCATCGACGAAGCAATGGCCGGATACTGTGACACCATCACCGTAACGCTCACCAAAGCCGGTACCGCGATCATCGGCGATAACGGGCGCGGGATTCCGACCGATATGCACCCGACCGAGAATATTTCCGCCGCTACCGTCGTTCTGACCGTCCTGCACGCCGGGGGGAAATTCGACAAGGACACCTATAAAGTCTCCGGCGGTCTGCACGGGGTCGGTGTCTCCGTCGTCAACGCGCTCAGTAGCAACCTCCACATGACGATCCACCGCGACGGAAAGATTCATGAACAGGATTTCAAACAGGGGATTCCCCAGGAGATTCTCGAAGTAACGGGCAATACGCGCAAACACGGAACGACAATCGAATTCGCTCCGGACCCGTCCATCTTTACCGAAACGGTTATCTTCGAGTACGACTACCTTGCCAGACGTTTCAGAGAGCTCGCCTATCTCAACCCGAAGATCAAGATCATCTTCAAGGATGAACGCGACGGCAGAAGCGAAACCTACCATTTCGAAGGCGGTATCACCCAGTTCGTTTCCGATCTCAACAAAAAGACCCAGGTCGCCTCACCGTATGAGTACAATGCAAAGATCGAAGATATCGAACTCGATATCGCCCTGATGTACAACGACAGTTACGAAGAGAAGGTCTACAGCTTCGTCAACAACATCCGCACGCCCAACGGGGGAACGCACGAAGCCGGTTTCCGCGCGGCGCTCACACGTGTCATCTCCACCTACAACAGCCAAAACGGGAATGCAAAAGAGAAAGACGTCAAACTCAGCGGCGAAGACACCGGCGAAGGGTTGATTGCCGTCGTCTCCGTCCGGGTGCCCGAACCGCAGTTCGAGGGTCAGACCAAGGGCAAACTGGGGAACACTTATGTCCGCCCGTTGGTCCAAAAGGCTTCTTACGAGCAGCTCTCCAAGTATTTTGAAGAGAATCCCATCGAGGCCAAGGCGATCGTACAGAAAGCGCTGATGGCGGCGAGAGGCCGTGAAGCGGCGAAAAAAGCACGCGACCTGACCCGCCGCAAGGACTCCATGAGCGTCGGTACCCTTCCGGGGAAACTCGCCGACTGCCAGAGCAAAGATGCGACGATCAGCGAACTCTACCTCGTCGAGGGCGACTCCGCGGGCGGTTCGGCGAAGCAGGGGCGTGACCGCGTCTTCCAGGCGATCCTGCCGCTCAAAGGTAAGATCCTCAACGTCGAAAAAGCACGCCTGGACAAGATCCTCAAATCCGACGAGATCACGAATATGATCACGGCGCTGGGCTGCGGAATCGGCGAAGAGTTCGACGAAGAGAAGCTGCGTTACCACAAGATCATCATCATGACCGATGCCGACGTCGACGGTTCGCACATCCAGACGCTGCTGCTGACCTTCTTCTTCCGTTACTTCCCGACCATTGTCGAGAACGGCTACCTCTACCTGGCGCAGCCGCCGCTTTACCGTTACAAGAAAGGCAAAAAAGAGATCTACTTCAAAAACGACCGCGTCATGAACGACTTCCTCATCGAAAACGGCGTCGAGTCGCTGGAGATCGAGGGCATCGGCCATAACGACCTGGTCTCCTATTTCAAGATGGTGGACCACTACAACAGCAGCCTCGAAGCGTTGGAGCGCCGCTACTCCCTTGTCAGCCTGATCCGCCACTTTATCGAGAATCCGGACATCATTGGGCTGGAATCGGAAAAGATGTACGCCGAGGTCGAACGTTTCCTCGCCGAACGCGGCAACAACATCCTCTCCAAACTGGTCTCCGAAGAGGAGATCCACCTCTTCGTCCAGACGGGAGAGGGGATGGAAGAGCTCCGCATCAACGACGAACTCTTCAGTGCTCCGCACTTCAACGAGGCGCAGTTCGTTTTTGACAAGATGAAAGAGTGGGGCATCGACGTCGGCGGCGATCCGCTCGTGATCCTTGAGGAGATCAAGGAGTATGCACGCAAAGGTTCTTACATCCAGCGCTACAAAGGGCTTGGTGAAATGAACCCTGAACAGCTGTGGGAGACGACGATGACACCGGAAAACCGCGTGCTGCTTCGCGTAAACATCGAGGATGCCGAAGCGGCGAGCGATGCTTTCAACCTCTTTATGGGGGATGAAGTCGAGCCGCGCCGGAACTACATCGAAACCCACGCCAAGGACGTCAAACACCTTGACGTATAA
- a CDS encoding GGDEF domain-containing protein gives MSLLYPEAKERENRFKLALRMGLPVFALAVITTASVMFRYFNTIPTTFIIVAFSLLGIMVYYLFYLIYQGFNERITDPITHAFTREYFSTMMQRELKRKDYTLFLLSVVNLGDINQRYGFANGDKILYNLANRIAEYLNEHKMVRVPIAHFKGGDFIVALEGTQEEYGSMMDLLCVKFQHYSLEEIEIDIVGSMTDTNHSRSIDKLVDWLYELQGENAKMLKADEEEIDPDTVEHLVLEAVNARAFSYAYQAVYQEGRPVLFEQAFKLVTGEGKLVHQKRFMPVINRLGLSRRFDEIQTEAALAEVPTLVGEQKIAVNVSPSSLRNPLFLEHVMMLLSNNERLRSRLVFVISESNFYHQTQQFNTRLQAFRRAGVDIALDRLGGLHASMRYLQDLDVDMIRYESSLGKGASEPKVRALLEGLQQTVKTLGYRSWIRMIEDEKSYDAAKAVGIDLIQGNYLSPIDTIKE, from the coding sequence ATGAGTCTGCTCTACCCCGAAGCCAAGGAGCGCGAAAACCGCTTCAAACTAGCCCTGCGGATGGGGCTCCCCGTATTTGCATTGGCGGTGATCACCACGGCGTCGGTGATGTTCCGCTATTTCAATACGATTCCGACCACCTTCATCATCGTTGCTTTCAGTCTGCTCGGTATTATGGTCTACTACCTGTTTTACCTGATCTACCAGGGCTTTAACGAACGGATTACCGACCCCATAACCCACGCCTTCACCCGCGAATACTTCAGTACCATGATGCAGCGCGAACTGAAGCGAAAAGATTACACTTTATTCCTGCTCAGTGTCGTCAATCTTGGGGATATCAACCAGCGATACGGCTTTGCCAACGGGGACAAGATCCTCTACAACCTGGCCAACAGAATTGCCGAATACCTGAACGAGCATAAAATGGTCCGAGTACCGATCGCCCACTTCAAAGGGGGGGATTTTATTGTCGCACTGGAGGGGACGCAGGAGGAGTACGGTTCGATGATGGACTTGCTCTGCGTGAAATTCCAGCACTACAGCCTCGAGGAGATCGAGATCGATATCGTCGGTTCCATGACGGATACGAACCATTCGCGTTCCATTGACAAACTGGTCGACTGGCTTTATGAACTGCAGGGCGAAAATGCGAAGATGCTCAAGGCGGACGAGGAGGAGATCGACCCCGATACGGTGGAGCATCTCGTTCTTGAGGCAGTCAATGCACGCGCCTTCTCCTACGCCTACCAGGCGGTGTACCAAGAGGGCAGGCCGGTACTTTTCGAACAGGCCTTCAAGCTGGTCACAGGCGAGGGGAAACTCGTCCACCAGAAGCGATTTATGCCGGTGATCAACCGCCTGGGGCTGTCGCGCCGATTCGACGAGATCCAGACTGAGGCGGCACTGGCGGAAGTCCCGACGCTTGTCGGGGAGCAGAAGATCGCCGTCAACGTCTCGCCCTCTTCGCTGCGTAACCCGCTCTTCTTGGAGCATGTCATGATGCTGCTCTCCAACAATGAGAGACTCCGCTCCCGCCTCGTATTCGTTATCAGCGAGAGCAACTTCTACCACCAGACGCAGCAGTTCAATACCCGCCTGCAGGCCTTTCGGCGTGCGGGTGTGGACATAGCGCTCGATCGCCTGGGCGGCCTGCATGCTTCCATGCGATATCTGCAGGACCTCGACGTGGATATGATCCGGTATGAGAGTTCGCTCGGCAAAGGGGCGAGCGAACCGAAAGTGCGGGCATTGCTCGAGGGGCTGCAGCAGACGGTCAAAACCCTGGGATACCGCAGCTGGATCCGGATGATCGAAGATGAAAAGTCCTACGACGCTGCCAAGGCGGTCGGGATCGATTTGATCCAGGGGAACTACCTCAGTCCCATAGACACTATCAAGGAGTAA
- the dnaN gene encoding DNA polymerase III subunit beta, giving the protein MQFEIAKSVLENILIHTQPFLEKKDLSQITSHLYFEATASNTLTVKATDYEIGLVIEAENIHVSEPGMATANGKKLLDIVRILSDGNVNLTTKDGMLDITQGHSDFQLPMYNAQEFPAFASIENKPGVEIDSGLLINSLKKITPAADTNNPKFELNGALIDIKADQINFVATDTRRLAIISLSQNNGSELSLIIPKKAIIEIQKLFTSNIDIFYDATHLLIKSDQYTFFTKLINGKFPDYNRIIPASTRYNLTLPKSDIVNAIKQITTISNDMKLTLESGRILFESLSDENNKASTEINVDTGIDSTFVFAVNSRYILDFLGQIDQTQFTIGLNEPNMPFMLQEEQFKTIVMPIVI; this is encoded by the coding sequence ATGCAGTTCGAGATCGCCAAATCCGTTTTGGAAAATATCCTGATCCACACCCAGCCGTTTCTGGAGAAAAAAGATCTCTCCCAGATCACCTCCCACCTCTACTTCGAAGCGACTGCATCGAATACCCTGACCGTCAAAGCGACCGACTATGAGATCGGTCTTGTCATCGAAGCCGAAAACATTCATGTCTCCGAACCCGGTATGGCCACCGCCAACGGAAAGAAACTCCTTGATATCGTCCGTATTCTCAGCGACGGCAACGTCAACCTTACGACCAAAGACGGTATGCTCGATATCACCCAGGGCCACTCTGACTTCCAGCTTCCCATGTATAACGCCCAGGAGTTCCCTGCTTTTGCAAGCATCGAGAACAAACCCGGGGTCGAGATCGATTCTGGTCTGCTGATCAACTCCCTGAAAAAGATCACTCCGGCCGCAGACACTAACAACCCGAAATTCGAGCTCAACGGTGCCCTGATCGATATCAAAGCCGATCAGATCAACTTCGTCGCTACCGATACCCGCCGCCTGGCCATCATCAGCCTCTCCCAGAACAACGGCAGCGAACTCTCATTGATCATTCCCAAAAAAGCGATCATAGAGATCCAGAAGCTCTTTACCAGCAATATCGACATCTTCTACGATGCCACCCATCTGCTGATCAAATCCGACCAGTACACCTTCTTTACGAAACTGATCAACGGAAAGTTCCCCGACTACAACCGTATCATCCCCGCATCGACACGCTACAACCTCACCCTCCCCAAAAGCGACATCGTCAACGCCATCAAACAGATCACGACGATCTCCAATGACATGAAACTGACCCTGGAAAGCGGCCGTATCCTTTTTGAAAGTCTCAGCGACGAGAACAACAAGGCCTCGACGGAGATCAATGTCGATACGGGGATCGATTCGACGTTCGTCTTTGCTGTCAACAGCCGTTATATACTCGACTTCCTCGGGCAAATCGATCAGACCCAGTTCACGATCGGCCTGAACGAACCCAACATGCCTTTCATGCTGCAAGAAGAACAGTTCAAAACGATCGTCATGCCGATCGTCATCTGA